The following proteins come from a genomic window of Lytechinus pictus isolate F3 Inbred chromosome 1, Lp3.0, whole genome shotgun sequence:
- the LOC129260999 gene encoding telomeric repeat-binding factor 1-like isoform X2 — translation MESNTSELLMKADDCEIFGWIFDYAAWMAWDEFQRNHTVDSRTERSFMTGVMEYTPGVNQERIHHVEFVHLLCLLADGEKVDLCYTRGDEAHRTPLEIALDNVTKLEESMKQKSPMRSEMAELRRLIKIQAVLALLRARDTHSAKNLLTAFWPKQIKRSAEDKEVVTTLNAMIEGKKNKAFDAAHSHPKFCQSLIPILKQVHDRFKRPFLIEVIAKKKDIQTAKPATVIPHSQLKKVEEGKSSSSSSSPRRTPRRGRKLPASSTSEEEPSPAKRGRSIRSLKYGQSSKIAKKSSDPEKNTEKVEWDSILDSDEEGELKTRINGDKSINTPVINATLGEIPGNIPHRKHHKNPTPTKRRPWSSEEEEELKLGINRFGVGKWAEINEAYCFNNRTNVQLKDKYRTMVKQGLI, via the exons ATGGAATCTAACACCTCAGAACTTCTCATGAAAGCAGATGACTGCGAAATATTTGGATGGATTTTTGATTATGCTGCATGGATGGCATGGGACGAATTCCAGCGAAATCATACCGTCGATTCCAGAACAGAAAGGTCATTCATGACGG gagtGATGGAGTACACCCCAGGGGTGAACCAAGAAAGGATCCACCATGTTGAGTTTGTCCATCTCCTCTGCCTGTTGGCTGACGGTGAGAAGGTCGACCTGTGTTACACCAGAGGGGATGAAGCCCATCGTACACCCCTGGAGATTGCCTTGGATAACGTCACTAAGCTTGAGGAAAGCATGAAACAGAAGAGCCCGATGCGGAGCGAAATGGCCGAATTGAGACGACTCATCAAGATTCAG GCCGTTCTTGCTCTGTTGAGGGCTCGGGATACACACTCTGCTAAGAATCTTCTGACAGCATTCTGGCCAAAGCAGATTAAACGATCAGCAGAAGATAAG GAGGTTGTGACTACTCTGAACGCCATGATAGAAGGCAAGAAGAACAAGGCATTTGATGCGGCACACAGCCATCCAAAGTTCTGCCAGTCGCTGATACCCATCCTGAAGCAGGTCCATGACCGGTTCAAGAGGCCGTTCCTCATCGAG GTAATTGCCAAGAAGAAGGACATCCAGACGGCAAAGCCAGCTACCGTCATCCCTCACAGTCAATTAAAGAAG gtcgaaGAAGGCAAGTCCTCCAGTTCAAGCTCATCTCCAAGACGTACTCCAA gacGTGGTCGAAAGTTGCCGGCTTCATCAACTTCAGAAGAAGAGCCTAGTCCTGCGAAAAG GGGAAGAAGCATCCGATCACTGAAGTATGGACAGAGTTCCAAGATTGCCAAGAAGTCGTCAGATCCTGAAAAGAATACAGAGAAAGTAGAATGGGACAGCATCCTTGACAGTGATGAGGAAGGTGAACTGAAAACAAGGATAAATG GTGACAAATCAATCAACACTCCTGTCATAAATGCCACCCTTGGAGAAATCCCAGGGAATATTCCACATCGAAAGCATCACAAGAACCCTACACCAACAAAGAGAAGGCCGTGGTCTtcggaagaagaggaggaactGAAGCTTGGCATCAACCGCTTCGGGGTCGGCAAGTGGGCGGAAATCAACGAGGCTTACTGTTTCAACAACAGGACAAACGTGCAGCTGAAGGACAAGTACAGGACAATGGTGAAACAAGGCCTTATTTAG
- the LOC129260999 gene encoding telomeric repeat-binding factor 2-like isoform X1, whose protein sequence is MESNTSELLMKADDCEIFGWIFDYAAWMAWDEFQRNHTVDSRTERSFMTGVMEYTPGVNQERIHHVEFVHLLCLLADGEKVDLCYTRGDEAHRTPLEIALDNVTKLEESMKQKSPMRSEMAELRRLIKIQAVLALLRARDTHSAKNLLTAFWPKQIKRSAEDKEVVTTLNAMIEGKKNKAFDAAHSHPKFCQSLIPILKQVHDRFKRPFLIEVIAKKKDIQTAKPATVIPHSQLKKACGPKMWKKVLEASEKMVEEGKSSSSSSSPRRTPRRGRKLPASSTSEEEPSPAKRGRSIRSLKYGQSSKIAKKSSDPEKNTEKVEWDSILDSDEEGELKTRINGDKSINTPVINATLGEIPGNIPHRKHHKNPTPTKRRPWSSEEEEELKLGINRFGVGKWAEINEAYCFNNRTNVQLKDKYRTMVKQGLI, encoded by the exons ATGGAATCTAACACCTCAGAACTTCTCATGAAAGCAGATGACTGCGAAATATTTGGATGGATTTTTGATTATGCTGCATGGATGGCATGGGACGAATTCCAGCGAAATCATACCGTCGATTCCAGAACAGAAAGGTCATTCATGACGG gagtGATGGAGTACACCCCAGGGGTGAACCAAGAAAGGATCCACCATGTTGAGTTTGTCCATCTCCTCTGCCTGTTGGCTGACGGTGAGAAGGTCGACCTGTGTTACACCAGAGGGGATGAAGCCCATCGTACACCCCTGGAGATTGCCTTGGATAACGTCACTAAGCTTGAGGAAAGCATGAAACAGAAGAGCCCGATGCGGAGCGAAATGGCCGAATTGAGACGACTCATCAAGATTCAG GCCGTTCTTGCTCTGTTGAGGGCTCGGGATACACACTCTGCTAAGAATCTTCTGACAGCATTCTGGCCAAAGCAGATTAAACGATCAGCAGAAGATAAG GAGGTTGTGACTACTCTGAACGCCATGATAGAAGGCAAGAAGAACAAGGCATTTGATGCGGCACACAGCCATCCAAAGTTCTGCCAGTCGCTGATACCCATCCTGAAGCAGGTCCATGACCGGTTCAAGAGGCCGTTCCTCATCGAG GTAATTGCCAAGAAGAAGGACATCCAGACGGCAAAGCCAGCTACCGTCATCCCTCACAGTCAATTAAAGAAGGCATGTGGacctaaaatgtggaaaaaagtTCTTGAGGCATCAGAGAAAATG gtcgaaGAAGGCAAGTCCTCCAGTTCAAGCTCATCTCCAAGACGTACTCCAA gacGTGGTCGAAAGTTGCCGGCTTCATCAACTTCAGAAGAAGAGCCTAGTCCTGCGAAAAG GGGAAGAAGCATCCGATCACTGAAGTATGGACAGAGTTCCAAGATTGCCAAGAAGTCGTCAGATCCTGAAAAGAATACAGAGAAAGTAGAATGGGACAGCATCCTTGACAGTGATGAGGAAGGTGAACTGAAAACAAGGATAAATG GTGACAAATCAATCAACACTCCTGTCATAAATGCCACCCTTGGAGAAATCCCAGGGAATATTCCACATCGAAAGCATCACAAGAACCCTACACCAACAAAGAGAAGGCCGTGGTCTtcggaagaagaggaggaactGAAGCTTGGCATCAACCGCTTCGGGGTCGGCAAGTGGGCGGAAATCAACGAGGCTTACTGTTTCAACAACAGGACAAACGTGCAGCTGAAGGACAAGTACAGGACAATGGTGAAACAAGGCCTTATTTAG
- the LOC129277624 gene encoding cytochrome P450 2U1-like: MSLDCVIGTFAGLGLQTILVGLFGALLVIWCFGSRKQTTSNLPPGPTGLPLLGYLPFLKLPPFKGFTHLAKQYGGLISLRLGTKLCVVLNDVDSVRQSLIKEADVFTDRNVPIEYSLALPLEGSLAFASGDKWRELRTFVAKSFRLFEVEKEKLESVIVRESERLCKAFHDEASESFSGGDAFDPHHIIKNAVSNIICSICFGQTYEYSDPEFKHILTVVGNSFRSLSPSGLLLVSRYFYYTPLYREVRHDLAILQDFIRGIVQRHQETFDPDNTRDIIDMYLAEVRQLKEDGKETHLKEENIWRGVFDIFLAASESMTSALRWILLYLIAHPGLQRKIRADILRVIGPSRNPTIKDRDELPLIEATCMEVLRLRPPAPMGGPRQVKRDVEVKGYVIPEGTLVLTNVWHIHQNAENWQDPERFNPSRFLNEDGKELVKNPAFLPYGAGRRLCIGDRIARMQMFLFLTTLIRRFEFSLPDGDVPDFNVDGGNFTLSAVPFKIIVREVESNMAPTAVHTQIED; the protein is encoded by the exons ATGTCACTTGATTGTGTAATCGGAACGTTTGCTGGCCTTGGGTTGCAGACGATATTAGTTGGGTTGTTTGGCGCCCTTTTGGTTATCTGGTGTTTTGGATCGAGAAAACAGACGACATCCAACCTTCCACCGGGACCCACGGGACTACCGCTTTTAGGATACCTGCCCTTCCTCAAACTGCCACCGTTCAAAG GTTTCACACATTTGGCAAAGCAATATGGCGGACTGATCAGCCTCCGACTCGGCACCAAACTATGCGTGGTCCTCAACGATGTCGACTCGGTCAGGCAATCCCTGATCAAGGAAGCCGATGTCTTCACCGATCGCAACGTCCCCATCGAGTACTCGCTTGCTCTACCATTAGAAG GAAGTCTTGCGTTTGCCAGTGGAGACAAATGGAGAGAACTGCGGACGTTCGTCGCCAAGTCGTTCAGATTGTTTGAAGTTGAAAAGGAGAAGTTGGAGTCGGTGATCGTGAGAGAGTCGGAGCGACTTTGCAAGGCTTTTCATGATGAAGCAAGCGAAAG CTTCTCAGGAGGTGATGCCTTTGACCCACATCACATCATCAAGAACGCTGTCTCCAACATCATCTGCAGCATCTGTTTTGGTCAAACTTACGAATACTCGGATCCAGAGTTCAAGCATATTCTCACCGTTGTAG GAAATTCCTTCCGGAGCTTATCACCGTCTGGGCTCCTCTTGGTCAGTAGATATTTTTACTATACCCCGCTCTACCGTGAAGTCCGCCACGACCTCGCGATCCTCCAGGACTTCATCCGCGGGATCGTCCAGCGACACCAAGAAACTTTTGACCCGGACAACACCCGTGACATCATCGATATGTACCTGGCAGAGGTCAGACAGCTGAAAGAGGATGGAAAAGAAACACACCTTAAG GAAGAGAATATCTGGAGGGGTGTGTTTGATATCTTCCTCGCTGCTTCTGAATCGATGACGTCAGCATTGCGTTGGATCTTACTCTACCTTATTGCACACCCCGGGCTACAGAGAAAG ATACGAGCTGACATTTTGCGAGTCATCGGGCCGTCTCGTAACCCAACTATCAAAGACCGTGACGAACTCCCGCTCATCGAAGCTACGTGCATGGAAGTCCTTCGACTTCGACCACCGGCTCCTATGGGCGGTCCCCGACAGGTCAAGCGGGATGTCGAGGTCAAAGGTTATGTCATCCCGGAAGGGACGTTGGTCCTGACTAACGTCTGGCACATTCATCAGAACGCTGAAAACTGGCAGGATCCGGAGCGGTTTAACCCGAGTCGTTTTTTAAACGAAGATGGAAAGGAATTGGTGAAGAATCCGGCTTTCTTGCCATACGGAGCAG GTAGGCGTCTATGCATTGGAGACCGAATTGCTCGGATGCAGATGTTTTTGTTCCTGACCACCTTGATCCGAAGATTCGAATTTTCCTTGCCGGATGGCGATGTTCCCGATTTCAACGTCGATGGTGGCAACTTCACCCTTTCCGCAGTGCCCTTCAAAATTATTGTCAGAGAAGTGGAGAGCAATATGGCCCCGACCGCCGTGCACACACAAATAGAAGATtaa